In the Heptranchias perlo isolate sHepPer1 unplaced genomic scaffold, sHepPer1.hap1 HAP1_SCAFFOLD_60, whole genome shotgun sequence genome, one interval contains:
- the LOC137316693 gene encoding histone H1-like, whose protein sequence is MDNHSHSCDWLLPLNLGTRHSAETAPPAAAAPPKAPKKKKAVPRPKTTGPPLGEQILKIVADCKDRKGISLAAIKKVLATKGLDVEKLRSQIKLSIKRNVEKGSLVQIKGTGASGSFRVAKKETQAKVVKKVKKQVTKKSPGKKPAAKKTAVKKLTAKKPAVKKSTTKKAAKSPIKKKAAAKKPKTPKTVKAKAKKVEKPRAKPKPKSAKPKKAAGKKK, encoded by the exons ATGGATAATCACAGCCACAGCTGTGATTGGCTCCtgcccctgaatctggggaccagacact ccgccgaaacggcacctcctgccgccgccgctccacccaaggctcccaagaagaagaaggcggttcccagACCCAAGAccaccggtcccccgttgggcgaacagatcctcaagattgtggcggattgcaaggatcgcaaggggatatccctggccgcgataaagaaggttctggctaccaaaggcctggatgtggagaagctccggtcccagatcaaattaagtatcaagagaaatgtggaaaaaggctccctggtgcagatcaagggcacgggcgcctcgggctccttcagagtcgctaagaaggaaacccaggcaaaagtggtaaagaaggtgaagaaacaagtgaccaagaaatctcccggaaagaaaccagcggccaaaaaaacagccgtcaagaaattaacggcgaagaaaccagcggtcaagaaatcgaccacgaaaaaggcggcgaaatcaccaattaagaagaaagcggcggcgaagaagcccaagacccccaagacagtgaaggcgaaggcgaagaaggtggaaaaaccgagggccaagcccaagccgaagtcagcaaagccgaagaaagcagcgggcaaaaagaagtaa